In Candidatus Eremiobacteraceae bacterium, the sequence GCTCGGCGAGCTCGTCTTCGAGCGTGTCCGGCAGCTTGCAGCCATCCGACGCGAAGAATTTGATCCCGTTGTCTTCGATCGGATTGTGCGACGCCGAGATCATGACGCCGGCCGCCGCGTCGAGCTGCCGAGTGAGGAACGCGACGCCCGGCGTCGGCACGACGCCAAGTTTCCAGACGTCCAATCCGACAGAACAGAGTCCAGCGGTGAGCGCCTCTTCGAGCATCGGACCCGAGCAGCGGGTATCCCGGCCGACAAGCACAGGACGCCGTTCGCCGTGCTCCGTCAATACGAATCCGCCGGCGCGGCCAAGGGCGAACGCAAGCTCAGGCGTCAAGAACTCGTTTGCCACACCGCGAACGCCGTCCGTGCCGAATATGCGGCTCATAGGGATTTCGACTCCTTCATCACTCCGACCGTCGCGTGCACGACCGGCGGATCCATCGTGATGCCGGGAACGGGGAGAAGTTGGTTGTTGACCGCCACGGGGCGCAATTCCATCACCACAGGTTTCTTATCGGCCGGATACGCGAACGTCACTTCGGCGGCCATGACCTGCGCGACGGTTGATTGGGCGCCCGCCACTACGACGGTCGTGGGGACGACCTCCAGACGCATGCCGTCGGCGGCGCCGGTATCTTGCGGCACGACCGGCACTCGGCGGTATCCGTAACGGTCCAGCACGAGCGTGGCCGTGGACGGCGTGATGGATTTGACGCTGTCCGTGCCGGCGCCGCGAAGCGAGATCTCCAGTGCATACGTGCCCGGACCTTTTCCAGTGCCGTCGACGAACGCGGTGAAGTCGTCGGGCGATAATCCGTCGAGTTTCGTTCGCGCACCCGAAAGCTCTATCGTCACCTGGCGGATCGTCGTCGCCGCGACGAGTCCGCTTGAAACATGCTGCACCGTGACGGGAACGACGAGCGTCTTGGAGTACGTCGTCGCGCCGGCGGTCAGGTAGTTGAACGTGAACCAGAGGATGAATCCGATCAGAAGCGCCGCGGCCTTCAGCCCGAAATTGCGGCTAATCGATTCGAGCATTGTTCTTCGCCGACCGGCTCCACAGGTTGCGTACCGCGTCGATCCAGCCGGCTGGGCGCACCGGCGACGGCCGCGTGAAAATGCTCTTCAGCGCATGGTTGATCGCATCAGCCGATCCGAAATGATCGGTCAGCTTGCCGTCCTGCGCGACGGCGATGGCACCGGTCTCCTCGGAGACGACCAGAGCGACGGCATCGGTCTGCTCGGTGATGCCGATCGCCGCACGATGGCGCGTGCCGCGCCGTCTGTCGGCGCTGTCGACGTTCTCCGACAACGGCAGGAAGCAGCCAGCAGCCAAAATCCGGTCGCGCCGCACGATGACCGCGCCGTCGTGCAGAGGCGTCCGCGGCATGAAGAGCGCTACGAGCAACTCTGCCGAGATGTGCGCGTCGAGCGCGGTGCCGCTCTCGGCGTACTCTTCGAGGCCCGTATTGCGCTCGACGACGACGAGCGCGCCGATCGCCGCCCGCGACAGCAAGACCGCCGTCGACGAAAGCGCGCTGCACAGCTCGGCGATCGCCTCGGCATCGTGATGCGCGGCGTGCGGTTCGAGGAAACCGGTCCGCCCGATCTGCGCCAGCGCCCGGCGCAGCTCCGGCTGAAAGACGACCGGAATGGCCACACCG encodes:
- a CDS encoding CdaR family protein, whose product is MLESISRNFGLKAAALLIGFILWFTFNYLTAGATTYSKTLVVPVTVQHVSSGLVAATTIRQVTIELSGARTKLDGLSPDDFTAFVDGTGKGPGTYALEISLRGAGTDSVKSITPSTATLVLDRYGYRRVPVVPQDTGAADGMRLEVVPTTVVVAGAQSTVAQVMAAEVTFAYPADKKPVVMELRPVAVNNQLLPVPGITMDPPVVHATVGVMKESKSL
- the cdaA gene encoding diadenylate cyclase CdaA, encoding MTLPHIAPSWSDLVDIALTSYIVYIVLLLIRGTRAVQILQGIALLVVLRQLVEYFHLWTMFSILNGLLIAIGVAIPVVFQPELRRALAQIGRTGFLEPHAAHHDAEAIAELCSALSSTAVLLSRAAIGALVVVERNTGLEEYAESGTALDAHISAELLVALFMPRTPLHDGAVIVRRDRILAAGCFLPLSENVDSADRRRGTRHRAAIGITEQTDAVALVVSEETGAIAVAQDGKLTDHFGSADAINHALKSIFTRPSPVRPAGWIDAVRNLWSRSAKNNARID